From the genome of Adhaeribacter pallidiroseus:
TTTACTAAAAAATAAAAAAGCGAGTGGCAGATTAAAGGATTTAAATGATATTGAGAATCTACAATAAAGCTGCAACTTGTAACCTGTAACCTGCAACCTGTAACCATTTACGGGTGAGCGGCTACCCAAACTTCGCCATCTTCAAAAATTTCTTTTTTCCAGATGGGTACAATTTCTTTTAAGGTATCAATAATAAATTCGCAGGCTTCGAAAGATGCTTTACGGTGCGGGGTAGAAACCGCAATGACTACCGCTGCTTCGCCAATCGGCAACACGCCGGTCCGGTGCACAATTGCTACTTTTTGCACGGGCCAACGAGCCGAGGCCTGATCGGCTAGTTCCTGCATTTTTTTTAAAGCCATCGATTCATAGGCCTCAAACTCTAAGCGAACTACGGCTTTTGTCTGCGTCTTATTTCTTACAGTGCCAATAAATACATTAATCGCGCCGGCTCCATTTGCTTGTACTGCGGCAATTACTTCGTCTGTATTTATTGGTTGGTCCGTTAAGGCAATCATAATGGTATCAGGTATTAGGTATCAAGTATCAGGACTCTGAATGAAAGATTATATTT
Proteins encoded in this window:
- a CDS encoding molybdenum cofactor biosynthesis protein MoaE; translation: MIALTDQPINTDEVIAAVQANGAGAINVFIGTVRNKTQTKAVVRLEFEAYESMALKKMQELADQASARWPVQKVAIVHRTGVLPIGEAAVVIAVSTPHRKASFEACEFIIDTLKEIVPIWKKEIFEDGEVWVAAHP